Proteins encoded in a region of the Acaryochloris thomasi RCC1774 genome:
- the hypB gene encoding hydrogenase nickel incorporation protein HypB encodes MCQDCGCSEVGPIQIGYEHHVHIPEQPSQLQTESKPDLMEPLPRRLEIQTNLLSQNDRIAAQNRSFFDAQCWQVINILSAPGSGKTALIERLVKDCRDRWQIGVIVGDLATDNDAQRLEKAGTTAVHITTGNACHLEAGMIAKAVERLPKAQWDLLIIENVGNLVCPAAFDLGEHLRVVLLSVTEGEDKPLKYPTMFKSAQVVIVNKADIADAVGWDRESAIANIQKIAPQATIFEVSARTGEGMEHWYAYLDNGIQQAQISQLSQTSNLRLEYGKNILKR; translated from the coding sequence ATGTGTCAAGATTGCGGCTGTAGTGAGGTTGGGCCGATCCAGATTGGTTATGAGCATCACGTTCATATTCCTGAGCAGCCGAGTCAGCTCCAGACGGAAAGCAAACCAGATCTGATGGAGCCTTTGCCGCGTCGTCTTGAGATTCAAACGAATCTTCTGAGTCAGAACGATCGCATCGCAGCCCAAAACCGGTCCTTCTTCGATGCTCAGTGCTGGCAGGTCATCAATATCCTCTCAGCGCCTGGATCGGGCAAGACGGCTTTGATTGAGCGCTTGGTAAAAGATTGTCGCGATCGCTGGCAAATTGGGGTCATCGTCGGGGATTTAGCCACCGACAACGATGCCCAACGTCTTGAAAAAGCTGGGACCACAGCAGTTCACATTACGACCGGGAATGCCTGTCATCTAGAAGCTGGGATGATCGCAAAGGCGGTAGAACGTTTACCAAAGGCACAATGGGATCTATTAATCATTGAGAATGTGGGCAATCTGGTTTGTCCTGCGGCCTTTGATCTAGGAGAACATCTGCGCGTGGTGCTTTTATCCGTGACGGAAGGGGAAGACAAGCCGCTGAAGTATCCGACGATGTTTAAATCGGCTCAGGTGGTCATTGTTAACAAAGCCGATATTGCTGATGCGGTGGGATGGGATCGGGAGAGTGCGATCGCAAATATCCAAAAAATAGCCCCTCAAGCCACAATCTTTGAAGTCTCTGCCAGAACTGGAGAAGGCATGGAACATTGGTACGCCTATCTGGATAATGGCATTCAGCAAGCTCAGATCTCACAACTTTCGCAGACTAGCAATCTAAGGTTGGAGTATGGGAAAAACATCTTGAAGCGTTGA
- the hypA gene encoding hydrogenase maturation nickel metallochaperone HypA: MHEVSIMQNALDLALAQAAQQGAQRIHWIKLRVGELSGVIPDALTLAFEIVTAGTIAAEAQLELETVPVLCYCSTCQQDFHPDDWIYSCPICNQLTTELRQGRELELTSLEVS; this comes from the coding sequence ATGCATGAAGTAAGCATCATGCAGAATGCGCTCGATCTCGCACTGGCCCAAGCGGCTCAGCAGGGTGCACAGCGGATTCACTGGATTAAGTTGCGGGTCGGAGAACTGTCTGGTGTGATTCCAGATGCTCTTACCTTAGCTTTTGAGATCGTGACTGCTGGCACTATTGCTGCCGAGGCTCAATTGGAATTGGAAACGGTTCCGGTGCTCTGCTACTGCTCAACTTGCCAGCAAGATTTTCATCCTGACGATTGGATTTATAGCTGTCCGATTTGTAATCAGCTCACGACTGAGTTACGGCAGGGGCGAGAGCTGGAACTAACATCGCTGGAGGTGTCTTGA
- a CDS encoding hydrogenase maturation protease: protein MKSTLPTHSVLVIGYGNELLGDDAIGPRIVNAIEDWQVPTVQTKILHQLTPELAEELANSEWVIFVDACQFNGPHNVQVRPLEALGCETPGSSVPALGHTCDPQSLLALAQSTYGHRPHAWSVAVPAEDFSMGEHLSATAEEGIAEALEIIQTLIPTQKMAGLSTPEEPICMK, encoded by the coding sequence ATGAAAAGCACCCTTCCCACGCATTCGGTTTTGGTGATTGGTTATGGCAATGAACTCCTAGGAGATGACGCCATTGGTCCCAGAATTGTGAATGCGATTGAAGACTGGCAGGTGCCGACGGTCCAAACCAAGATTTTGCATCAGTTGACGCCAGAACTTGCTGAAGAACTCGCCAACTCTGAATGGGTCATATTTGTTGATGCCTGTCAGTTTAACGGTCCCCATAATGTTCAAGTTAGACCCCTCGAAGCCCTAGGGTGTGAAACACCGGGAAGCTCTGTCCCAGCTTTAGGGCATACCTGTGACCCGCAGTCGCTATTGGCCCTCGCTCAGTCTACCTATGGTCATCGGCCCCACGCCTGGTCGGTAGCAGTACCCGCTGAAGACTTTTCGATGGGTGAACACCTGTCGGCAACGGCTGAGGAAGGCATAGCAGAGGCTTTAGAGATCATCCAGACCCTAATTCCAACGCAGAAGATGGCGGGCTTATCCACACCCGAGGAACCCATATGCATGAAGTAA
- the groL gene encoding chaperonin GroEL (60 kDa chaperone family; promotes refolding of misfolded polypeptides especially under stressful conditions; forms two stacked rings of heptamers to form a barrel-shaped 14mer; ends can be capped by GroES; misfolded proteins enter the barrel where they are refolded when GroES binds): MAKSLTYDDAARSALERGIDVLAEAVGVTLGPKGRNVVLGQKFGAPKIVNDGFTIAKDIELEDHIENTGVSLLRQVASQTNDVVGDGTTTAVVLGQAIIHEGLRNVAAGANPMAIRRGIEQATRTMLDLILEHAQPVKDSETMAQVGTISAGNDAAIGRMIAKAMAEVGEAGTLSLEDGKSIQTEVEMTEGMRFDRGYISPYFVTDAERMETLYEDAYILLTEQKISRVQDLVPILEQVSKSGKPLLIIAENIEQEALAALVVNRLQGILKVAAVKASGFGDRRKAILEDIAALTGGQVISAETGLQLEQAELEHLGQVRRLTLTKDHTTLVAEGNEQAVQTRCEQIRYQIEETDSAYDQEKLEERLAKLTGGVAVIKVGAATETEMKERKLKLEDAINATKAAVDEGIVPGGGTTYVHLIPDLEAWSAEHLTGDELVGAMIVGRALEAPLRRIAINAGHNGALVIEHLKNQPFNTGYNAETGEIVDLFEAGIVDPAKVTRSALRNAASIAEMVLTTECIIAEQSQKSSALAVAGSS, from the coding sequence ATGGCTAAATCTTTGACCTACGATGATGCAGCACGCTCAGCTCTGGAACGCGGGATTGATGTCCTGGCCGAAGCGGTCGGAGTGACCTTAGGGCCAAAAGGGCGAAATGTCGTTCTCGGTCAAAAATTCGGTGCGCCCAAAATTGTCAACGATGGTTTCACCATTGCCAAAGACATTGAGCTTGAAGATCACATTGAAAATACGGGGGTCTCACTGCTCAGACAGGTGGCTTCTCAAACCAATGATGTTGTCGGAGATGGCACTACCACCGCCGTCGTTCTGGGCCAAGCCATCATTCACGAAGGCTTGCGTAATGTAGCGGCTGGAGCTAATCCGATGGCGATTCGGCGGGGGATTGAGCAGGCCACGCGAACTATGCTGGACCTCATTCTTGAACACGCACAGCCGGTCAAAGACTCAGAAACGATGGCTCAGGTCGGTACAATTTCAGCCGGTAACGATGCCGCAATTGGTCGCATGATTGCCAAAGCAATGGCGGAGGTCGGCGAGGCAGGCACCCTTTCCCTTGAAGATGGCAAGTCCATCCAAACTGAGGTTGAAATGACAGAGGGAATGCGATTCGATCGGGGATACATTTCGCCCTACTTCGTCACCGATGCCGAACGGATGGAGACGCTCTATGAAGATGCTTACATCCTATTGACGGAACAGAAAATCAGCCGGGTTCAGGATTTAGTCCCCATTTTGGAGCAGGTGTCTAAAAGTGGTAAGCCCCTACTGATCATTGCCGAAAATATTGAACAAGAAGCGTTAGCAGCCCTAGTGGTGAATCGGCTCCAGGGCATTCTGAAAGTGGCTGCGGTCAAAGCATCGGGGTTTGGAGATCGCCGCAAAGCCATCCTTGAAGATATTGCTGCCCTTACTGGGGGACAAGTCATCTCCGCAGAGACAGGTCTCCAGCTCGAACAGGCTGAGCTAGAGCATCTCGGCCAAGTCCGTCGCCTCACCCTTACGAAGGACCACACAACTCTTGTGGCAGAAGGCAATGAACAGGCCGTGCAAACCCGCTGTGAGCAAATCCGCTATCAAATTGAAGAGACTGATTCTGCTTACGACCAAGAGAAACTAGAAGAACGGCTAGCCAAACTAACCGGCGGCGTCGCCGTCATTAAAGTCGGGGCTGCAACTGAGACCGAAATGAAGGAGCGCAAGCTCAAGCTAGAGGACGCCATCAATGCCACGAAAGCTGCTGTTGATGAGGGGATTGTGCCGGGTGGGGGAACCACCTATGTCCATCTCATTCCTGATCTAGAAGCTTGGTCTGCAGAGCACTTAACCGGAGATGAACTGGTTGGAGCCATGATTGTGGGACGGGCGTTAGAAGCCCCTCTGCGCCGAATTGCCATCAATGCAGGTCACAATGGAGCACTCGTCATTGAACATCTCAAAAATCAGCCCTTCAACACCGGCTACAATGCCGAAACCGGAGAGATTGTTGATTTGTTTGAAGCTGGTATCGTTGACCCTGCGAAGGTCACTCGTTCCGCCCTCAGGAATGCAGCATCGATTGCCGAGATGGTCTTAACCACCGAATGCATTATTGCTGAGCAATCTCAAAAATCATCTGCATTAGCAGTGGCAGGCAGTTCCTAG
- a CDS encoding DUF2949 domain-containing protein, which yields MKSILTMWLTNYPRFLQFLQNDLELSPSAIATATKLSQRDHGPLSIALWHYGLVTLEQLNLIFDWLERDR from the coding sequence GTGAAATCCATCCTCACCATGTGGCTCACCAACTATCCCCGCTTCCTCCAGTTTCTGCAAAATGATTTAGAACTATCGCCCTCTGCGATCGCAACTGCAACCAAGCTCAGTCAACGCGATCACGGCCCCCTATCCATCGCGTTGTGGCACTACGGTTTAGTGACGTTGGAACAGCTAAACCTGATCTTTGATTGGTTGGAACGAGACCGTTAA
- a CDS encoding geranylgeranylglycerol-phosphate geranylgeranyltransferase yields the protein MVSLTPRRIDHFGTVRAFAQLCRPTLSVLAAVASCLTIYALNPDAPGLLYRLTAIVLVCTTAGAFAINDYDDIEKDRINHPERPLPSRILMPQHAWWAAVVLFGVALLAAIPLGLLSWMLVAVSTLLLWNYSAILNVSGILGNGVVATIVAVLILFASLVAGRPLAMLYPSAFLFCYILAKEIVWDIHDAVGDRNRNVYTIANLWGAGAAFTIAWGLLMLLWVSVPVAMAIGRSETIASLSMAHPLLFGICSSTMLASFSLALRRYQRKQTSSTYTSLITLGRLGMIIGLIGLLGTAPPL from the coding sequence ATGGTTAGTCTCACTCCTCGACGAATTGACCATTTTGGTACCGTCCGAGCCTTTGCTCAACTCTGTCGTCCAACGCTCTCTGTGCTGGCGGCTGTTGCAAGCTGTCTCACAATCTATGCTCTTAATCCAGATGCACCAGGGTTACTTTATCGACTGACGGCGATTGTTCTCGTTTGTACAACGGCGGGTGCTTTCGCGATCAATGATTACGATGACATTGAGAAAGATCGCATCAACCATCCCGAGCGACCGCTCCCGTCTAGGATTCTGATGCCACAGCACGCTTGGTGGGCTGCGGTTGTCCTGTTTGGTGTGGCCCTGTTAGCGGCTATTCCTTTAGGGCTACTGTCCTGGATGTTGGTCGCTGTTAGCACTCTCCTGCTCTGGAATTATTCCGCGATTTTGAACGTCAGCGGCATCCTAGGTAATGGTGTTGTGGCGACAATTGTGGCAGTGCTGATCTTGTTTGCCAGCCTGGTAGCTGGTCGGCCTCTGGCGATGCTGTACCCGAGTGCGTTCTTGTTCTGCTACATCCTGGCGAAGGAAATTGTCTGGGATATTCATGATGCGGTAGGCGATCGCAACCGAAATGTATACACAATTGCCAATCTTTGGGGCGCGGGTGCTGCGTTCACGATTGCCTGGGGATTATTGATGCTGCTGTGGGTGTCTGTGCCGGTTGCGATGGCCATAGGCCGGTCGGAGACCATCGCATCCCTCTCAATGGCGCATCCCCTCCTGTTTGGGATTTGTTCCTCGACCATGCTGGCTAGCTTCTCTCTGGCATTGCGACGCTATCAGCGAAAACAGACCTCATCGACCTACACCAGCCTGATTACTTTGGGGCGTTTGGGGATGATCATCGGTTTAATTGGACTTCTGGGGACTGCGCCACCGCTGTAG
- a CDS encoding UPF0175 family protein, whose amino-acid sequence MGVVKIDVPDEVLVSLKESDVSISQELSILAAVKLFELGKLSSGRAAQLAGMSRVEFLGKLGRYRVSPFDLSSEELENDVLNA is encoded by the coding sequence ATGGGTGTTGTGAAAATTGATGTTCCTGATGAAGTTCTGGTGAGTCTAAAAGAATCAGATGTAAGTATCTCTCAGGAGTTATCTATACTCGCTGCGGTGAAACTCTTTGAGCTGGGAAAACTTTCGTCCGGGCGGGCGGCTCAGTTAGCAGGGATGTCAAGGGTTGAATTTTTAGGCAAATTAGGGCGATATCGCGTCTCACCCTTTGATCTTTCTAGTGAAGAGCTAGAGAACGATGTCCTCAACGCCTAA
- a CDS encoding DUF3368 domain-containing protein, which yields MSSTPNAKIIVNTSPLLYLHQVGHLDLLKHLYQEVSIPKAVQQELQAGEHKGIDVPVPESLEYIQMLEVDNPALIPNVTDLGQGEAEVIALGIQHLGSLSILDDQLGRRIAKLYGLQCTGTLGVLIKAKREGYLTAVAPIIDSLRHQGMWLSDRIISDILVLADEVL from the coding sequence ATGTCCTCAACGCCTAACGCTAAGATTATTGTCAACACTTCACCACTACTCTATCTGCATCAGGTTGGTCACCTTGACCTACTGAAACATCTATATCAGGAGGTCTCGATTCCGAAGGCTGTCCAGCAGGAGTTGCAGGCTGGTGAACATAAGGGAATTGATGTTCCTGTGCCTGAATCGCTTGAGTATATTCAAATGCTTGAGGTTGATAATCCGGCCCTGATTCCCAATGTGACTGATTTAGGGCAGGGAGAGGCCGAAGTGATTGCTCTTGGCATTCAGCATCTCGGAAGTTTGAGTATTCTGGACGATCAATTGGGACGACGCATTGCTAAGCTTTACGGACTTCAATGTACTGGAACGCTTGGTGTGTTGATCAAAGCTAAGCGGGAAGGATATTTAACCGCTGTTGCTCCGATCATTGATAGCCTGCGTCATCAGGGGATGTGGCTTAGCGATCGCATCATTAGCGATATTTTGGTGCTTGCTGATGAAGTCCTTTGA
- a CDS encoding helix-turn-helix transcriptional regulator — protein MREFDFTLKFKLSDIQANPEDHLEALYESGCDDAVVGVGKLGQVSLNFFREASSAWEAVSSAIADVKRSIPNVALIGTSTDLVGLTEVAHLLGHTRQNMRKLIVEHGPGSPLPVYEGTPALWHLADVLSWLEAEKAYSIDVSLLEVVQTAK, from the coding sequence ATGCGAGAGTTTGATTTCACGCTGAAGTTCAAACTTAGCGACATTCAGGCTAATCCTGAAGACCATCTTGAAGCGCTCTATGAAAGTGGATGTGATGATGCGGTTGTCGGCGTTGGGAAGCTTGGACAGGTCTCGCTCAACTTTTTTCGTGAAGCCTCTTCTGCTTGGGAGGCGGTTTCAAGTGCGATCGCAGATGTGAAGCGGTCGATTCCGAATGTGGCTTTGATTGGGACGAGTACTGATCTTGTTGGGCTAACAGAGGTGGCTCACCTGCTGGGGCACACCCGACAAAATATGAGGAAGTTGATTGTTGAGCACGGTCCAGGTTCTCCGTTACCAGTCTATGAAGGAACGCCTGCGCTTTGGCATTTGGCTGATGTTTTGAGCTGGTTAGAAGCAGAGAAGGCTTATTCTATTGATGTCTCTCTCTTAGAGGTTGTCCAAACGGCTAAATAG
- a CDS encoding type II toxin-antitoxin system YhaV family toxin has product MSVIPQNPTWPEYLQGGTLGDGYRLWLRAKLFQQYRLFFRYHLQSKVIIYSWVNYTATKRAYDSKTDAYRVFAEMLDSGHPPNDWAELLLEARAIVDRYKGIDEL; this is encoded by the coding sequence ATGTCTGTCATTCCCCAAAATCCAACCTGGCCGGAGTACCTTCAAGGGGGAACGCTTGGTGATGGCTATAGGCTCTGGTTGCGGGCTAAGTTGTTCCAACAGTACCGGCTGTTCTTTCGATATCACCTACAAAGCAAGGTGATTATCTATAGCTGGGTGAACTATACAGCGACCAAACGGGCTTATGACAGCAAGACCGATGCCTATCGAGTGTTCGCAGAGATGCTGGATAGTGGCCATCCTCCAAATGACTGGGCAGAATTGCTGCTGGAAGCTAGAGCCATCGTGGATCGC